The proteins below come from a single Juglans regia cultivar Chandler chromosome 12, Walnut 2.0, whole genome shotgun sequence genomic window:
- the LOC108983501 gene encoding enoyl-CoA delta isomerase 1, peroxisomal-like, whose product MCTLEKRGKIFILTLTGAGEHRLNPMLLDEVQSALRRVRDESISSPSSALITTAQGKFFSNGYDLDWAGSSPSRYQLMVSKLESLVADLISLPMPTIAAVSGHASAAGFILALSHDYILMRKDRGFLYMSELDINRVIPAWFVALIECKIGSPMTRRHLVLTAAKVTAKEAVEKGIIDSAHDSAEETVKAALRFGEELVGTEWNRHVYAQIRMNLLSGVLDEIAKRRSSRSRM is encoded by the coding sequence ATGTGCACGTTGGAAAAAAGAGGCAAAATCTTCATCCTAACGCTAACGGGCGCAGGCGAACACCGCCTAAATCCCATGCTTCTTGATGAGGTCCAATCAGCTCTACGCCGAGTCCGAGACGAGTCCATCTCCTCCCCATCTTCGGCTTTAATCACCACCGCCCAAGGCAAGTTCTTCTCCAATGGCTACGATCTTGATTGGGCCGGGTCCTCCCCATCTCGCTACCAACTCATGGTCTCGAAACTCGAGTCACTTGTAGCCGATCTCATCTCTCTCCCCATGCCCACCATCGCAGCCGTCTCTGGCCACGCCTCAGCCGCCGGCTTCATCCTCGCTCTGAGCCACGACTACATCCTCATGCGGAAAGACCGAGGCTTCCTTTACATGAGCGAGCTCGACATTAATCGGGTAATTCCCGCTTGGTTCGTGGCTCTGATTGAGTGCAAGATCGGCTCACCGATGACTCGGCGCCACTTGGTTTTAACAGCGGCTAAGGTGACAGCTAAGGAAGCCGTGGAGAAGGGGATTATCGACTCGGCACACGATAGCGCGGAGGAGACGGTCAAGGCTGCGTTAAGGTTTGGGGAGGAGTTGGTTGGAACGGAATGGAATAGACACGTGTACGCTCAGATTCGCATGAATCTGTTGTCTGGGGTCTTGGATGAGATCGCTAAGAGAAGAAGCAGTCGATCGCGAATGTAG